The following coding sequences lie in one Listeria ivanovii subsp. londoniensis genomic window:
- a CDS encoding BMC domain-containing protein, translating to MHQAIGIIEIKGLASAITVADTMAKVANIELIGTEKAKGFGWIMVKIEGDVAAVNAALEAGEQTALASDSFVAKKVIPRPGEEIFTVFWPREEVTPEPVKEEPVQIEQEKPAEPEVTAEATCNLCHDPACPRVKGDPRQDCIHFEEEK from the coding sequence ATGCATCAAGCAATTGGTATTATCGAAATTAAAGGACTCGCTTCCGCAATTACTGTGGCCGATACAATGGCAAAAGTGGCAAATATCGAATTAATTGGCACCGAAAAGGCAAAAGGTTTTGGCTGGATTATGGTGAAAATTGAAGGAGATGTCGCGGCAGTAAATGCAGCTCTCGAAGCAGGGGAACAAACCGCTTTAGCATCAGATAGCTTTGTTGCTAAAAAAGTCATTCCTCGTCCAGGAGAAGAAATTTTTACTGTTTTTTGGCCAAGAGAAGAAGTAACGCCAGAACCAGTGAAAGAAGAGCCAGTTCAAATCGAACAAGAAAAACCAGCTGAGCCCGAAGTAACGGCAGAAGCTACTTGTAATTTATGTCATGATCCAGCTTGCCCACGGGTAAAAGGGGATCCTAGACAAGATTGTATTCATTTTGAAGAAGAGAAATAA
- the pduA gene encoding propanediol utilization microcompartment protein PduA gives MNNALGMIETKGLVGAIEAADAMVKAANVSLVGYEKIGSGLVTVMVRGDVGAVKAATDAGAAAARNVGEVQSIHVIPRPHNDVETLLPKGL, from the coding sequence ATGAATAATGCACTTGGAATGATCGAAACTAAAGGACTTGTTGGCGCAATTGAAGCAGCTGACGCAATGGTAAAAGCAGCAAACGTATCACTTGTAGGTTATGAAAAAATCGGTTCTGGACTTGTAACAGTTATGGTACGCGGTGATGTTGGTGCAGTAAAAGCAGCCACAGACGCAGGGGCAGCAGCAGCTCGTAATGTTGGAGAAGTACAATCTATCCATGTTATCCCTCGTCCTCATAACGATGTAGAAACATTGCTACCAAAAGGTCTGTAA
- a CDS encoding phosphate propanoyltransferase produces the protein MEREELKSLIKKIVADTINGAETEIPIGVSNRHIHLTESDYNQLFPNEPIQVKKWLKQPGEFAAEQTLTVVSDKGELKRVRILGPLRKFSQVELSKTDARMLGLQIPIRISGDIEGTPGIKLVSKTRELTLPKGVIVAKRHIHLPENVAAEYGVKQGDEVSVEVGSELRSLILHHCTIRVNNQFIPEMHIDTDEANAADIAGNAFAKIIKP, from the coding sequence GTGGAAAGAGAAGAATTGAAAAGTCTGATTAAAAAAATAGTGGCAGATACAATAAATGGTGCGGAAACAGAGATTCCAATTGGAGTCTCTAACCGCCACATTCATCTGACAGAATCGGACTACAACCAACTATTCCCGAATGAGCCAATTCAAGTGAAAAAATGGCTAAAACAACCAGGCGAATTCGCAGCAGAACAGACGCTTACAGTTGTGTCTGATAAAGGCGAATTAAAACGTGTTCGAATTTTAGGACCGTTGCGGAAATTTTCGCAAGTAGAACTTTCTAAAACGGATGCGAGAATGCTTGGTTTACAAATTCCAATTCGTATTTCCGGTGATATCGAAGGCACACCAGGAATTAAATTAGTTTCCAAAACGCGTGAATTAACTTTACCAAAAGGTGTCATCGTTGCGAAACGTCATATTCATTTGCCAGAAAATGTAGCAGCTGAATACGGCGTAAAACAAGGCGATGAAGTTTCTGTGGAAGTTGGTTCAGAGTTAAGAAGCCTTATTTTGCATCATTGCACGATTCGGGTAAACAATCAGTTTATTCCAGAAATGCACATTGATACAGATGAAGCGAATGCAGCAGACATTGCTGGCAATGCTTTTGCAAAAATTATCAAGCCGTGA
- the eutJ gene encoding ethanolamine utilization protein EutJ, with amino-acid sequence MDVLQGANERMEELAALMNKDIIQPVAEGTNVKVGVDLGTSSIVFVVLDEENVPLFGAFEFADAVRDGLVVNYRESVEVVTRLKERAEQCLGITLTHASGAIPPGTVGNNKKVVANVIESAGMEALYTIDEPTAAAAVLDLKDGAVVDVGGGTTGISVFQDGKVIYTADEPTGGTHMTLVLAGYYGVSVEEAEQKKRIKKDSSEHFSVMRPVVEKMAEITRVHLEKSPSEPLFIVGGASAYSQFKGTFEAYLKMPVFQPNYPQYVTPLGIAMSSGSGI; translated from the coding sequence ATGGATGTTTTACAAGGAGCAAATGAACGGATGGAAGAGCTCGCAGCATTAATGAATAAAGATATTATCCAACCAGTTGCTGAGGGAACAAACGTGAAAGTTGGCGTCGATTTAGGAACTTCCTCGATCGTTTTTGTTGTATTAGACGAAGAAAATGTACCGCTATTTGGTGCTTTTGAATTTGCTGATGCTGTAAGGGATGGGCTTGTTGTTAATTACCGGGAATCAGTAGAGGTAGTAACCCGACTGAAAGAAAGGGCAGAGCAGTGTCTTGGGATAACACTTACACATGCTTCTGGAGCTATTCCACCTGGAACGGTAGGTAACAATAAAAAAGTAGTTGCCAATGTTATCGAAAGTGCTGGAATGGAAGCTCTTTATACGATTGATGAACCAACTGCTGCTGCTGCCGTACTAGATTTGAAAGATGGCGCTGTAGTAGATGTCGGTGGTGGTACAACCGGAATTAGTGTTTTTCAAGATGGAAAAGTGATTTATACCGCAGATGAACCAACTGGAGGAACGCATATGACCCTTGTTCTTGCAGGATATTATGGCGTCTCCGTAGAAGAAGCAGAACAAAAAAAACGAATCAAAAAAGATTCTAGTGAACATTTTTCGGTGATGCGTCCGGTAGTTGAAAAAATGGCGGAAATCACGCGAGTTCATCTCGAAAAATCGCCCTCGGAACCACTTTTTATTGTTGGCGGTGCTTCTGCTTATAGTCAGTTCAAAGGTACATTTGAAGCCTATTTGAAAATGCCTGTTTTCCAACCAAATTATCCGCAATATGTTACGCCGCTTGGTATTGCAATGAGTTCAGGGAGCGGAATATGA
- the pduM gene encoding PduM family microcompartment protein has translation MIEKLVKIIVARLMAREANRTSIPISKMPRDPVALFIESGTVRLTQVNQHFLERLLSGNRPGYLTCWIEKAAEYDVTLELELFDSGEPWLDYQMLTQISLPIYSINGEQLVHSTRRVICYSDSAIIPSGSTLCKNKKQLVTPLANEFLIKNNIAVRERQ, from the coding sequence ATGATAGAAAAATTAGTGAAAATAATCGTTGCGCGCTTAATGGCCCGTGAAGCAAACCGAACTTCGATACCCATTTCCAAAATGCCGCGAGATCCAGTTGCTCTTTTTATCGAAAGCGGGACAGTTCGGTTAACACAAGTCAATCAGCATTTCCTAGAACGATTGCTTAGTGGAAACCGCCCCGGATATTTAACTTGCTGGATAGAAAAAGCAGCGGAATACGATGTTACTTTGGAACTGGAACTTTTTGATAGCGGAGAACCTTGGCTTGACTACCAAATGTTAACCCAAATATCGTTACCAATTTATAGTATTAACGGAGAACAACTCGTTCATTCAACAAGGCGCGTAATTTGTTACAGCGATAGCGCAATAATTCCAAGCGGAAGTACACTTTGCAAAAATAAAAAACAGCTTGTTACACCGCTTGCAAATGAATTTTTAATCAAAAATAATATTGCAGTGCGGGAAAGGCAGTGA
- a CDS encoding EutN/CcmL family microcompartment protein, with amino-acid sequence MFMAKITGSVVSTKKEDSLVGKKLMIVQPVDANGENVRSEEVACDSVGAGIGEYVLVARGNAARSVFMEPNSAIDSAIIAIVDSFDK; translated from the coding sequence ATGTTTATGGCAAAAATTACCGGAAGTGTAGTTTCCACGAAAAAAGAGGACTCGCTTGTAGGTAAAAAATTAATGATTGTACAACCCGTTGATGCAAACGGAGAAAATGTTCGCTCAGAAGAAGTAGCATGTGACTCAGTTGGCGCGGGAATTGGCGAATACGTTCTCGTTGCTCGTGGAAATGCTGCTAGAAGTGTTTTTATGGAACCAAATAGTGCAATTGATTCGGCGATTATTGCAATTGTCGATAGTTTTGATAAGTAA
- a CDS encoding cob(I)yrinic acid a,c-diamide adenosyltransferase, producing the protein MSIYTKTGDKGTTALFDGSRVKKYDDRVETYGSFDELNAEISVAEKFVTSAENKTLLRNIERQLFYVCAELATENEAALASKIIITQNDISDLEQVIDTYTAKLPKVDSFVLPGSSTAGAFLHSARTIARRAERLLVRFAEQTPVRKELLQFVNRLSDCLYIVAREEDFRQMLDKATKLIVARYLEITEEKKPITANLSFSFCENLMRKVCIVSEEEGVPVTLAVVDAHGNTRFNYRMEHALLVSAELATKKAYSAVAMKTSTENLTEAVQPGAALYQLETLTNGDIVTFGGGVPLYAKDGTIIGGIGISGGSVEQDIRIAKKALSMIEKG; encoded by the coding sequence GTGAGTATTTATACAAAAACTGGTGATAAAGGAACCACTGCGCTATTTGATGGTAGTCGTGTGAAAAAATATGACGATCGCGTAGAGACATATGGCTCTTTTGATGAACTAAATGCAGAAATTAGTGTTGCTGAAAAATTTGTGACTTCTGCCGAAAATAAAACGTTACTTCGAAATATCGAACGGCAATTGTTTTATGTTTGCGCAGAGCTTGCGACAGAAAATGAAGCAGCCCTTGCTAGTAAAATCATCATCACACAAAATGATATAAGTGATTTAGAACAAGTAATTGATACTTACACTGCAAAACTACCAAAAGTAGATAGCTTTGTTTTGCCAGGTTCTAGTACAGCAGGAGCATTTCTCCATAGTGCGCGCACAATCGCCAGACGCGCGGAACGATTATTAGTTCGTTTTGCTGAACAAACTCCGGTTAGAAAAGAGCTACTTCAATTTGTGAATCGATTATCTGATTGCTTGTATATCGTTGCTAGAGAAGAAGATTTCAGACAAATGCTTGATAAAGCAACCAAATTAATTGTTGCCAGGTACTTAGAAATAACCGAAGAAAAAAAGCCGATTACGGCAAATCTATCTTTCTCCTTTTGTGAAAATTTAATGCGTAAAGTTTGTATCGTTTCTGAAGAAGAAGGCGTTCCGGTTACACTTGCGGTGGTTGATGCGCACGGGAATACTAGGTTTAACTACCGGATGGAGCATGCTCTCCTCGTCAGTGCAGAACTTGCAACGAAAAAAGCCTACTCAGCAGTAGCAATGAAAACAAGCACAGAAAATTTAACAGAAGCAGTCCAACCTGGTGCCGCACTTTACCAATTAGAAACTTTAACGAATGGTGATATCGTTACTTTCGGTGGAGGGGTTCCGCTGTACGCAAAAGACGGAACAATAATTGGTGGAATTGGCATTAGTGGTGGATCAGTAGAGCAAGATATCCGCATTGCAAAAAAAGCATTATCAATGATAGAGAAGGGGTAA
- a CDS encoding aldehyde dehydrogenase family protein: MESLELEQLVKKVLLEKLAGQNKETPKKPSQGAKSGIFDTVDEAVQAAVIAQNSYKEKSLEDRRNVVKAIREALYPEIENIATRAVAETGMGNLADKILKNTLAIEKTPGVEDLYTEVATGDNGMTLYELSPYGVIGAVAPSTNPTETLICNTIGMLAAGNAVFYSPHPGAKNISLWLIEKLNTIVRESCGIDNLVVTVEKPSIQAAQEMMNHPKVPLLVITGGPGVVLQAMQSGKKVIGAGAGNPPSIVDETANIEKAAADIVAGASFDHNILCIAEKSVVAVDSITDFLLFQMEKNGALHVTNPNDIRKLEKVAVTEKGVTNKKLVGKSASEILKEAGIACDFTPRLIIVETDKSHPFATVELLMPIVPVVRVADFDQALEVALELEQGLHHTATMHSQNISRLNKAARDMQTSIFVKNGPSFAGLGFGGEGSATFTIATPTGEGTTTARHFARRRRCVLTDGFSIR, encoded by the coding sequence ATGGAATCATTAGAACTCGAACAACTGGTGAAAAAAGTTCTCTTAGAAAAATTAGCAGGACAAAACAAAGAAACACCAAAAAAACCAAGCCAAGGTGCGAAAAGTGGCATTTTTGACACAGTGGATGAGGCAGTTCAAGCAGCAGTAATTGCGCAAAATAGCTACAAAGAAAAGTCGCTAGAAGACCGTAGAAATGTAGTAAAAGCAATTCGCGAAGCACTTTATCCGGAAATCGAAAATATTGCGACACGTGCAGTTGCTGAAACAGGTATGGGTAACCTAGCCGATAAAATTTTGAAAAATACGTTAGCAATTGAAAAAACACCAGGAGTAGAAGATCTCTATACAGAAGTAGCTACAGGCGATAATGGTATGACGCTTTATGAACTTTCTCCTTATGGTGTTATTGGTGCTGTTGCTCCAAGTACGAATCCAACCGAAACATTAATTTGCAACACAATTGGAATGCTTGCAGCTGGAAATGCAGTTTTTTACAGCCCACATCCAGGTGCAAAAAATATTTCGCTTTGGTTGATTGAAAAACTAAATACGATTGTTCGTGAAAGCTGCGGGATTGATAACCTAGTCGTTACAGTAGAAAAACCATCTATTCAAGCAGCACAAGAAATGATGAACCATCCAAAAGTACCGTTACTAGTTATCACTGGAGGTCCTGGTGTTGTTCTTCAAGCGATGCAATCCGGTAAGAAAGTAATCGGAGCAGGCGCGGGAAATCCACCTTCTATTGTAGACGAAACAGCGAATATCGAAAAAGCAGCAGCTGATATCGTTGCGGGCGCATCTTTTGATCATAATATTTTATGTATCGCAGAAAAAAGCGTAGTAGCAGTGGATAGCATCACTGATTTTCTATTATTTCAAATGGAAAAAAATGGGGCTTTACACGTTACGAATCCAAACGATATTCGCAAGTTGGAAAAAGTGGCAGTTACCGAAAAAGGCGTTACAAACAAGAAGTTAGTTGGTAAAAGCGCTTCGGAAATTTTAAAAGAAGCAGGGATAGCATGTGATTTCACTCCTCGATTAATTATTGTTGAAACAGATAAATCACATCCATTTGCAACGGTAGAACTTTTAATGCCGATTGTTCCAGTGGTACGAGTAGCTGATTTTGATCAAGCACTTGAAGTGGCGCTTGAGTTAGAACAAGGCTTGCATCATACGGCAACAATGCATTCCCAAAATATCTCTAGACTGAACAAAGCAGCACGAGATATGCAAACATCTATTTTTGTGAAAAATGGACCATCGTTTGCTGGACTTGGCTTTGGAGGAGAAGGCAGTGCGACTTTCACTATCGCTACCCCAACAGGTGAAGGAACTACTACAGCGCGACACTTTGCTAGACGCCGTCGTTGTGTTTTAACAGATGGTTTTTCGATTCGTTAA
- a CDS encoding 1-propanol dehydrogenase PduQ, with translation MNSFQIKTKVAFGTNSLQALTEIKNKNVWVICDRFLADGEGLQSLVGKLDASNNVHIFTDVVPDPPISKVASGVSEAGKIQPQVMIAFGGGSAIDTAKGIYYFAKRLEKINIDTFIAVPTTSGTGSEVTAATVITDPTTKIKYPLFLDELIPDMAILDAQLVVTVPPVITANTGMDVLTHAIEAYVSKDANDYTDALGEKSVQLTLRYLTSCYDDGRNLHNREKMHNASTMAGMAFNCANLGLNHSIAHQLGAQFHVPHGLANAILLDAVIRFNAFKNPETEQKYAEMARICGIASRSDSNETAVRLLRGRITFMMEHMQMPQTLTAAGVAKEKVHAKMDEIATNALKDACLPTSPTTPTHQELKEILEQII, from the coding sequence ATGAATAGCTTTCAAATCAAGACAAAAGTTGCTTTTGGTACAAATAGTTTACAAGCATTAACAGAAATTAAAAATAAAAATGTTTGGGTAATTTGTGATCGGTTTTTAGCTGACGGCGAGGGTTTACAAAGCTTGGTTGGTAAGCTAGATGCTTCGAACAATGTGCATATTTTTACGGATGTTGTTCCAGATCCACCAATTTCCAAAGTGGCGAGTGGCGTTAGTGAAGCTGGCAAAATTCAGCCACAAGTAATGATTGCTTTTGGTGGTGGTTCAGCGATTGACACAGCAAAAGGAATTTATTATTTTGCTAAACGATTGGAAAAAATTAATATTGATACATTTATCGCTGTCCCAACAACTAGTGGAACTGGTTCAGAAGTAACAGCTGCAACCGTTATTACTGACCCAACAACGAAAATCAAATACCCGTTATTCCTTGATGAGTTGATTCCAGATATGGCAATTCTTGACGCGCAACTTGTTGTCACCGTGCCACCTGTTATCACTGCAAATACAGGAATGGATGTATTAACACATGCAATTGAAGCCTATGTCTCAAAAGATGCCAATGATTATACAGATGCGCTAGGTGAAAAAAGTGTTCAGTTAACATTGCGCTACTTAACGAGCTGTTATGATGATGGGCGAAATCTTCATAATCGAGAAAAAATGCATAATGCTTCGACCATGGCTGGAATGGCATTTAACTGTGCTAATCTCGGTTTAAATCATAGCATCGCGCACCAACTAGGCGCTCAATTTCACGTGCCGCACGGTTTAGCAAATGCGATTTTACTCGATGCCGTAATTCGTTTTAATGCATTTAAAAACCCAGAAACCGAGCAAAAATATGCAGAAATGGCGCGGATTTGTGGTATTGCTTCTAGATCTGATTCTAATGAAACTGCGGTTAGATTGTTACGCGGGAGGATCACTTTCATGATGGAACATATGCAAATGCCGCAAACATTAACAGCTGCAGGTGTGGCTAAAGAAAAAGTGCATGCCAAAATGGATGAGATAGCGACGAATGCTCTTAAAGATGCTTGTTTGCCAACGAGTCCCACAACACCAACACATCAAGAACTAAAAGAAATTTTAGAACAAATAATTTAG
- a CDS encoding MIP/aquaporin family protein, producing the protein MSAYLAEFIGTMVLIMFGNGLLAGLNLNKSLSQGANWVVVTFGWGFAVMIGIYVAGAYSGAHLNPAVTIALAVGGTFPWTDVVPYIIAQVAGAFVGASIVILHYYPHFKATPQEIDTHGIFSTGPAIRNTPFNLISEIIATFAFIFGLLMIGANSFTDGLNPLILGFLVVAIGMSFGPTTGYAINPARDFGPRLAYFLLPVPNKSGSDWRYAWIPIVGPIIGGILAVGLYNILL; encoded by the coding sequence ATGTCAGCATATTTGGCGGAATTTATTGGTACGATGGTTTTGATTATGTTCGGGAACGGGCTTTTAGCAGGACTAAACTTAAATAAATCTTTATCGCAAGGAGCGAACTGGGTTGTTGTAACATTTGGTTGGGGTTTTGCGGTAATGATTGGGATTTATGTCGCTGGAGCTTATAGTGGTGCTCACTTAAATCCGGCGGTAACAATCGCACTGGCAGTAGGTGGAACGTTCCCTTGGACTGATGTTGTTCCTTATATCATCGCACAAGTTGCCGGTGCATTTGTCGGAGCATCGATCGTTATTTTACATTACTATCCGCACTTCAAAGCAACTCCACAAGAAATTGATACACATGGTATTTTCTCTACTGGACCAGCAATTCGTAATACACCATTCAACTTAATTAGTGAAATAATCGCTACTTTTGCTTTTATTTTCGGTCTACTGATGATTGGTGCAAATAGTTTCACAGATGGTTTAAACCCACTGATTCTTGGCTTTTTAGTAGTAGCAATCGGAATGAGTTTCGGACCAACTACAGGTTATGCAATTAACCCAGCTCGTGATTTCGGACCAAGACTTGCCTATTTCTTACTACCAGTTCCAAACAAAAGCGGATCTGACTGGCGCTATGCCTGGATTCCAATTGTAGGACCAATTATTGGTGGTATACTTGCCGTTGGACTTTATAACATTTTACTATAA
- a CDS encoding acetate/propionate family kinase: protein MQKMMAINAGSSSLKFQIFEMPGEEVLVKGLIERIGLPGAIFNMSFQNEKIKEVCKINNHGEAVETLLEQLKAHQVINNLSEIAGVGHRVAHGGEDFVKSCVVTDEVVQGIEAVTSLAPLHNPANIIGIKTFRELLPEAISVAVFDTAFHQTIPEENFLYALPYELYEKHHIRKYGFHGTSHQYVAGKAAEVLGKPLEKLKIISCHLGNGASVCAIEDGKSVNTSMGFTPNAGLMMGTRSGTIDATIIPYLVDELGYSLDEVVQMMSSESGVLGVSGISSDFRDIEVAAEEGNTRAQLTLRMFTGQICNYIGAYASAMNGCDALLFTAGVGENSPLIRKMVTEQLSYLGVTCDVTKNNAGDMIISENDQAVKVCIIPTNEELMIARDVEKYAKQPTR, encoded by the coding sequence ATGCAAAAAATGATGGCGATAAACGCAGGGAGTTCTTCACTGAAATTCCAGATTTTCGAAATGCCAGGAGAAGAAGTCTTAGTGAAGGGCTTAATTGAAAGAATTGGATTACCAGGTGCCATATTCAACATGTCCTTTCAAAATGAAAAAATTAAAGAAGTTTGTAAAATAAATAATCACGGTGAAGCAGTAGAAACGTTATTAGAACAGCTAAAGGCACATCAAGTAATTAATAATCTTTCAGAAATTGCTGGCGTGGGTCATCGTGTGGCACACGGCGGAGAAGATTTTGTGAAGTCATGTGTGGTAACAGATGAAGTAGTACAAGGAATTGAAGCTGTAACAAGTCTTGCTCCGTTACACAATCCAGCTAACATTATTGGGATTAAAACCTTCCGTGAATTACTGCCAGAAGCTATTTCCGTGGCAGTTTTTGATACCGCTTTTCATCAAACCATTCCTGAAGAAAATTTCTTATATGCACTTCCTTATGAACTTTATGAAAAACATCATATTCGAAAATACGGTTTTCACGGAACAAGTCACCAGTATGTGGCTGGAAAGGCCGCAGAAGTTCTTGGAAAACCTTTAGAAAAATTAAAAATCATTTCTTGTCATTTAGGTAATGGGGCTAGTGTCTGTGCAATTGAAGACGGAAAATCAGTGAACACATCAATGGGCTTCACGCCAAATGCAGGCTTGATGATGGGAACACGTTCTGGTACAATTGACGCGACCATTATCCCGTATTTAGTGGACGAACTAGGCTACAGCTTGGATGAAGTTGTTCAGATGATGTCTAGTGAATCTGGTGTTCTTGGCGTGTCCGGAATTTCTAGTGACTTTAGAGATATTGAAGTCGCTGCAGAGGAAGGAAATACACGCGCACAATTAACTTTAAGAATGTTTACTGGCCAAATTTGTAATTACATTGGCGCTTACGCTTCGGCGATGAATGGCTGTGATGCGTTATTATTTACGGCAGGTGTTGGAGAAAATTCGCCACTAATTCGTAAAATGGTGACAGAACAGTTAAGCTATCTTGGGGTAACATGTGATGTGACAAAAAATAATGCGGGTGATATGATAATTAGCGAAAATGATCAAGCGGTAAAAGTTTGCATTATTCCTACGAACGAGGAACTAATGATTGCTCGAGATGTAGAAAAATACGCAAAACAACCGACAAGATAG
- the cobD gene encoding threonine-phosphate decarboxylase CobD, with protein MKITTAAHGGNYGELAKKQGLTKEMVLDFSANINPLGVPASLKTKITENLDKLVEYPEPDYLALRARIASFHQLEISNVIPGNGATELIFGIAKVTKAQKVLLLAPTFAEYERAFCDADIIYAELTKENNFAAFEKVLETIKHEPELAAVCLCNPNNPTGQLISQQEMREIADLCEKRNIYLIIDEAFMDFLEASEEISMINYLADYKQLVIIRAFTKFFAIPGLRLGYLLTKNHFIAEHLLQIREPWSINAFADIAGQCLFDDESYIQQTYRWLSRERAFLYQGLQQFPELTVYEPSVNYIFFHLEEKLDLRKALLQQKIFIRSCANYQGLSESYYRVAVKSRADNEQLLKALEVIFSGN; from the coding sequence GTGAAAATAACGACGGCTGCGCACGGCGGCAACTACGGCGAACTTGCGAAAAAGCAAGGACTGACGAAAGAAATGGTGCTTGATTTTAGCGCAAATATTAATCCGCTGGGAGTTCCAGCTAGTTTAAAAACGAAGATAACAGAAAATCTGGACAAACTTGTGGAGTATCCTGAGCCGGATTATTTGGCCCTACGTGCGCGTATTGCGTCGTTTCATCAGCTTGAAATCAGCAATGTAATTCCTGGAAACGGAGCGACAGAACTGATTTTCGGAATTGCGAAAGTAACGAAGGCGCAAAAAGTTCTTTTACTTGCGCCTACTTTTGCGGAATATGAACGTGCTTTTTGTGATGCCGATATAATTTACGCAGAACTCACAAAAGAAAATAACTTTGCCGCTTTTGAAAAAGTGTTAGAAACGATTAAACACGAACCAGAATTAGCTGCGGTCTGTTTATGCAATCCGAATAATCCTACTGGGCAATTAATTAGCCAACAAGAGATGCGGGAAATTGCCGATTTATGTGAAAAAAGAAACATCTATTTAATTATTGACGAAGCTTTTATGGACTTTTTAGAAGCAAGCGAAGAAATTTCAATGATAAATTATTTGGCTGATTACAAGCAGCTTGTAATCATTCGCGCTTTTACGAAGTTTTTTGCTATCCCTGGTTTACGACTTGGCTATTTACTTACAAAGAATCATTTTATTGCGGAACACTTACTACAAATTCGCGAACCGTGGTCAATTAATGCTTTTGCTGATATTGCTGGCCAATGCTTATTTGACGATGAATCATACATCCAACAAACGTATCGCTGGCTTTCTCGGGAACGTGCTTTTTTGTATCAAGGCCTACAGCAGTTTCCGGAACTTACTGTTTATGAGCCAAGCGTGAATTATATTTTTTTCCATTTAGAAGAAAAATTAGATTTACGAAAAGCCTTATTACAGCAAAAAATCTTCATTCGCAGTTGCGCTAATTATCAAGGGCTTTCTGAGAGTTACTACCGTGTCGCTGTCAAAAGTCGCGCGGATAATGAACAACTTTTAAAGGCACTTGAGGTGATTTTTAGTGGAAATTAA
- a CDS encoding propanediol utilization protein: MEIKAKCPASCGELLQGWIEGSEKLISYPINWFSEVTLSDKLIANKTGNTKAWLAFQQTCEYFGVPENERPPVSLQVKSTIPVAKGMASSTADIAATIGATASWLQQTITETEIAKLCLQLEPTDSTIFQTLTLFDHLKGATIRSTEWLPKLGVVVLEPLTILETALFRQESHQNQLLQNEANLARGFALFEQAIRQQKVDLLGASATISAESNQAILPKPFFKEMLEVIEKLDLPGLNVSHSGTVVGLLYEQQKTDPLEILFELERRYVTTFYSRYYFREWTTGGVQIIS, encoded by the coding sequence GTGGAAATTAAAGCGAAATGTCCGGCTTCTTGTGGGGAGCTTTTGCAAGGATGGATAGAGGGGAGCGAAAAATTGATTTCGTATCCAATTAACTGGTTTTCTGAAGTTACTCTGTCTGATAAACTAATCGCAAACAAAACTGGTAACACGAAAGCCTGGCTCGCTTTTCAACAAACTTGCGAGTACTTTGGTGTGCCAGAAAACGAACGTCCACCCGTGTCGCTCCAAGTTAAATCAACTATTCCAGTAGCGAAAGGGATGGCTAGTTCTACCGCTGATATTGCAGCAACAATAGGTGCCACAGCAAGTTGGTTACAACAAACAATAACAGAAACGGAAATTGCCAAGCTTTGTTTGCAACTAGAACCAACTGATAGCACTATTTTTCAAACATTAACGCTTTTTGACCATCTAAAAGGGGCGACGATTCGCTCAACAGAATGGCTACCAAAACTAGGGGTAGTTGTTTTAGAACCACTTACTATTCTAGAAACAGCGCTATTTAGACAAGAAAGTCACCAAAACCAACTTTTGCAAAATGAAGCGAATTTAGCTCGGGGATTTGCGCTTTTTGAACAAGCAATCCGCCAACAAAAGGTAGATTTACTCGGAGCTTCTGCAACGATTAGCGCCGAAAGTAATCAAGCCATTTTACCGAAACCTTTTTTTAAAGAAATGTTAGAAGTGATTGAAAAGTTGGATTTGCCGGGTTTAAATGTGTCGCATAGTGGGACCGTTGTTGGTTTATTATATGAGCAACAAAAAACCGATCCGCTAGAAATATTATTTGAGTTAGAACGGCGCTATGTCACGACTTTTTACAGTAGATATTATTTCCGGGAATGGACAACTGGTGGAGTTCAAATTATTTCATAA